Proteins from a single region of Gossypium arboreum isolate Shixiya-1 chromosome 1, ASM2569848v2, whole genome shotgun sequence:
- the LOC108481431 gene encoding cytochrome P450 87A3-like codes for MLLLWIGALVPLICITYWVYHWRNPRCNGKLPPGSMGFPLLGETLQFFSRNTTNDISPFLKERMKWYGPVFKTSIVGQPVIVLTDPDLNHFVFLQEGQLFQSWYPDTFTKILGRQNVGSLHGFMFKYLKNMVLSLFGPENIKKMLPEVERTACRRLQRWLIQETVELKEATAAMIFDLTAKKLISYDQDNASKNLRENFVAFIKGLLSFPLDIPGTAYHKCLQGRKNAMKMLKNLLNERRAMPGKSRSDFFDFVLEELQKEGTILTEEIALDLMFLLLFASFETTSMALTLAVKFLSDDPSVLKKLREEHETILRNRENTDSGLTWKEYKSMTYTFQFINETVRLANIAPVIFRKALREIHFKGYTIPAGWAIMVCPSAVHLNPAKYKDPLTFNPSRWEGVEINGATKNFMAFGGGLRFCVGADFAKVQMAVFLHCLVTKYRWEPIKGGNILRTPGLQLPDGFHIRLMEKTRME; via the exons ATGTTGTTGTTGTGGATTGGAGCTTTGGTTCCCCTTATATGCATCACATATTGGGTTTACCACTGGAGGAATCCTAGATGTAATGGCAAACTCCCACCAGGTTCTATGGGTTTCCCACTTCTTGGTGAGACTCTTCAGTTCTTCAGCCGCAACACTACTAATGATATTTCCCCCTTTCtcaaagagagaatgaaatg GTATGGGCCAGTATTCAAGACGAGCATAGTGGGACAACCGGTAATCGTATTGACCGATCCGGATCTCAATCACTTTGTGTTTCTTCAAGAAGGGCAACTGTTTCAGAGCTGGTATCCGGATACGTTCACAAAGATCTTAGGACGTCAAAATGTAGGATCCTTACATGGCTTCATGTTCAAGTACCTAAAGAATATGGTGCTTAGTCTCTTTGGCCctgaaaatataaaaaagatGCTCCCTGAAGTTGAGCGAACAGCTTGTAGAAGGTTACAACGATGGTTAATCCAAGAAACAGTTGAATTAAAAGAAGCAACCGCTGCT ATGATATTTGATCTGACGGCCAAAAAGCTGATAAGTTACGACCAAGACAATGCCTCCAAGAATCTGAGGGAGAACTTCGTTGCCTTCATAAAAGGATTACTCTCCTTTCCCTTGGATATTCCTGGAACAGCATATCACAAATGTTTACAG ggAAGGAAAAATGCAATGAAAATGCTAAAGAACCTGCTAAACGAAAGGCGGGCAATGCCAGGGAAGAGCCGAAGTGACTTTTTCGATTTTGTCCTTGAAGAACTTCAGAAAGAGGGAACAATTCTAACAGAGGAAATAGCTCTGGATTTGATGTTCCTTCTACTATTTGCCAGTTTTGAAACAACTTCCATGGCTCTAACTTTAGCAGTAAAATTCCTTTCTGATGACCCTTCAGTGCTGAAAAAACTAAGG GAAGAGCATGAGACAATTCTACGAAACAGGGAAAATACAGACTCTGGGCTTACATGGAAAGAATATAAATCAATGACATACACATTCCAG TTCATCAATGAAACAGTTAGACTAGCAAATATAGCGCCAGTAATCTTCAGAAAAGCACTAAGAGAAATCCATTTTAAAG GATATACTATTCCAGCTGGTTGGGCAATAATGGTCTGTCCCTCAGCTGTGCACTTGAATCCAGCAAAATATAAAGATCCCCTGACCTTTAATCCATCAAGATGGGAG GGCGTAGAAATAAATGGAGCCACAAAGAATTTCATGGCATTTGGTGGTGGCTTGAGATTTTGCGTCGGAGCAGATTTCGCTAAAGTGCAGATGGCTGTGTTTCTCCATTGCCTGGTTACGAAGTACAG GTGGGAACCGATCAAAGGAGGAAATATACTCCGAACTCCAGGTTTACAGCTTCCAGATGGCTTTCACATACGGCTCATGGAGAAAACTAGAATGGAGTAA